The following proteins are co-located in the Apium graveolens cultivar Ventura chromosome 5, ASM990537v1, whole genome shotgun sequence genome:
- the LOC141659666 gene encoding S-adenosyl-L-methionine:benzoic acid/salicylic acid carboxyl methyltransferase 3-like, translating to MEVINVLHMNGGIGNASYANNSLVQEKVISMTRPILEEAVIDLYYNSTFPKKLCIADLGCSSGPNTLLAISGIMKTVDKIREAGGIQSPEFQVYLNDLPGNDFNSIFRALPQFQDRLKKQMGSGLGPCFFTGVPGSFYHRLFLSKTLHFVHSSYSLQWLSQVPKLEETNKGNIYMASTSPPSVLKAYHQQFQRDFTAFLNCRSEELVIGGRMVLTFLGRKSDDPSSKECCYIWELLSMALRDMVSQGLVEEKKLDEFNIPQYTPSPREVKEVVEKEGSFSIDRLEVSQVNWNVYENDGDYNVTQCMRAVAEPLLVDQFGQAMMDKIFQRYREIIADKISKETTHFYNVIVSVTKT from the exons atggaagTAATCAACGTGCTGCACATGAATGGAGGAATAGGAAATGCTAGTTATGCAAACAACTCCCTTGTTCAA GAAAAAGTTATATCCATGACAAGGCCAATATTGGAAGAAGCTGTAATTGATCTATACTACAATTCCACCTTCCCCAAAAAGCTATGCATAGCGGACCTGGGATGTTCATCCGGCCCAAACACATTGCTAGCCATTTCTGGGATCATGAAAACTGTGGACAAGATACGTGAAGCAGGCGGCATTCAGTCACCAGAGTTCCAGGTCTACTTAAATGATCTTCCAGGAAATGATTTTAATTCCATTTTCAGGGCCTTGCCACAATTTCAGGACAGATTGAAGAAACAGATGGGCTCGGGTTTAGGGCCTTGCTTTTTCACAGGTGTCCCTGGGTCATTTTATCATAGGCTGTTTCTTTCCAAAACTCTGCATTTTGTTCATTCTTCTTACAGTCTTCAATGGCTTTCTCAG GTTCCTAAATTGGAAGAGACTAACAAAGGGAATATCTACATGGCAAGTACAAGCCCCCCGAGTGTGCTCAAGGCATACCATCAACAATTTCAAAGAGATTTCACAGCATTTCTCAATTGTCGTTCAGAGGAACTCGTTATAGGAGGGCGCATGGTTTTGACGTTCCTAGGAAGGAAAAGTGATGATCCATCAAGCAAAGAATGCTGTTACATATGGGAGCTTCTATCCATGGCTCTTAGGGACATGGTTTCACAA GGACTGGTAGAAGAAAAGAAATTGGACGAGTTTAACATCCCGCAATACACTCCATCTCCTAGAGAAGTGAAAGAAGTGGTGGAAAAAGAAGGGTCTTTTTCGATTGATCGCCTGGAGGTTTCTCAGGTGAACTGGAATGTGTATGAGAATGATGGCGACTACAATGTTACCCAGTGTATGAGAGCTGTAGCAGAACCCTTACTTGTTGATCAATTTGGACAAGCTATGATGGACAAGATCTTCCAAAGGTACCGGGAGATTATTGCTGACAAAATCTCCAAAGAAACGACTCACTTTTACAATGTCATTGTTTCCGTGACCAAAACCTAA